CAGTTGAAGAATCGTATAACTTACCCACCATGGCAATCTGGCGGTATAACAATAAACTCACAATTACAGAAAGCGAAATGTACACCCCGGTAAAAAGGTAAAAGGAATACGCAATTCCCGGCATGGGGGTAACCGCATCGGCAGTCCTCATGATCCCGTTAATGATCCAGGGTTGTCGCCCAACCTCAGTAACCGTCCAGCCGGCTTCCAGCGCAATAAAGCCCATAGGCGTAGCCATCACAAATAATTTCAATAGCCAGCTGCTGGTCTGCCATTGCTTCTTCTTCCAAAGCGCAATAAAATACAATAGTGCCAGACCAACCATAGCCATTCCCAATCCAACCATTATCTGAAAAGCGTAATGTGTTACTGCAACCGGAGGTTGGTTTTCTTTGGGCACACTATCCAGACCCTTCACTTCGCCATTAAAATCGCCGGTCGCCATAAAACTAAGCAAGCCAGGAATTTTGATGGCATAATCTACTTTTTTTCCGGCCGTATCAGGAATACCTCCAATAATCAGCGGCGCATTTCTTTCGGTATGAAAATGAGCCTCCATGGCTGCCAGTTTAGCCGGCTGACGCTTTGCTACGTCTTTAGCGGAGATATCGCCACTGATGGGCTGTAAACAGGCTGCAATTGTTCCGAACACTGCGGCAATCTTAAATGCCTTACTGTGAAAGGCTACATTTTTACCCCTGAGGATCATTAAGGCATGAATCCCGGCAACTGCAAAACCTGTCGACACAAAAGCGGCTACTGTCATGTGCAGTGCCTGAGAAAACCAGGCATCATTGAACATCGCCTTTATCGGATCAATATTAAGGTATTGTCCGTCTATATAATCAAAACCTGCCGGACTATTCATCCAGGCATTCGCAGCGACCACCAGGATCCCCGATAACAATCCGCTGATACCAACCACCACTCCTGTTGCCCAATGAAACCAGGGATTGATCCGGTTCCAGCCATACAGGTAAAATCCAAGTGCAATCGCTTCAATAAAAAATGCCGTTCCCTCTAAAGAGAAAGGCATTCCGAATATAGGGCCCGCATGCTCCATAAATTTAGGCCAGAGCAGGCCCAGTTCAAAAGACAGTACTGTTCCTGAAACCGCACCCGTAGCGAAAAAAATAGCCACTCCCTTACTCCAGGCTTTTGTGACATCACGGTAAACTACATTTTTGGTTTTAAGCCAGTAAAAGTGTGCCAGAGACATAAAAAATGGCATCACCATTCCAATACAAGCAAATACAATGTGAAAGCCAAGAGAAAAGGCCATCTGAAGGCGGGCAGCTAAAAAATCGTCCATATTAAAGTTTTAATAAACGGTAATGGATAAAAGAAATCTTGCCCGCTAAGTTAAGGCTTAATGACCGCAGAACATATTTTTTCCCAATTAATTAAACATAAAGAAGTAAAAATAATCTACGAATAAATTGTATTACTACGATACTTTCGTATGTTTACAATATTATCGTAGATGAGCCTGATTATTGAACCAAAAAACAACAACATGAAAAAACAGATTTTGTTATTAAGTGGCATTACGGCCTTACTTTTCAGTACTGTCAAAGCACAGAAAGCAGATAGCATCCGGGCAAAAGCAATTTATGCATTTACCCATATCAAAGACACCACTCAGCGCGATAAAACGGTCAGCGAAGAAATGGTTCTGCTTCTCGGTAGCAAAACCAGCGCCTACCTGAGTATGGATAAAATCCGTTTTGACCTGCAGCGTAAAAAAGATATTGAAGAACAGATCAAAAACTCGGTTCCGGGAAAGCTGAGCATTAACATCAAAGCCAATCCTAAAAGTGTAACCAATGATGAGTTCTATCAGTATCCGGCCGACAAAAAAATCATAATCAAAAAGAAACTGGTCAACAACTACCTCATTGAAGAACCGCTTCCCGAGATCAATTGGAACATCAGCTCGGATACGATTACAATTTCCGGTCTGAAATGTCAGAAAGCAATCGCTCATTTTAAAGGCAGAAACTATACCGCCTGGTTTTGTCCGGACCTCCCTTTTCAAAGCGGCCCCTGGAAGCTCAATGGCTTACCTGGATTAATTCTGGAAGCCTATGATGCTAAACAAGAAGTAGTCTTTAAGTTTCAGGGCTTTGAAAAGGTGCACAATACCACTCCTGTAAATGAGGAAGCAGAATCAGCTATTGGTGGGATCAGCATCAGTGGAAAAGTAAAAATCTCCGGATTAAGTAGTGCGGAGTTGCTGAACTCCCCGACATTTTATTTACCCAAAGGCAGCATAAAAACTACCCAGAAGGAGTTTGACAAACTCAATGAGGCGATGAAGAAAGATCCTGATGGTTTCATCAATTCTTCAATGGCTGCTGAAGGCCGGATGACAAGCGGACGAAGGACCACGAGTAAAACCACGATCATCACGGAAACGGAAAACAATCCTATAGAATTAGCTGAGGTAAAATGAAAATAGCTATTTTTTGGATCAGTCTCCTTTGGTGTTTGTTTTTCATGAAGCAGGCTATGGCGCAAAATCAGATCACCGGACAGGTCAAAGACCAAAAGGGAAAAGCTGTAAATGCAGCTACAGTTACTTTGAAAAGCGGTGATGGAAAGATTATCGCCTTTACCCGAAGTAATGAAAATGGAGCTTATCAGCTTAAGCTTCCGGCAGCACAAACTACCGGGTTTTCTATTGAAGTAAGTAGCCTGGGCTATAAACGGGAAGTACAATCGCTATCCGACCAGAACAAAGGATATGATTTTGTACTCAGTGAATCCACCATCGCCCTACCCACGGTCGTCATCAATAACAGACCCAGGTTAAGGCTGGATGGCGATACCCTAAACTACAAGTTATCAGATTTCAGTAATCCGCAGGACCGGGTATTGGGTGATGTATTGAAAAAAATGCCGGGGATTGAAGTGGCTAACGATGGCAAAATCTCCTACAATGGCAAAAACATCTCTAACTTTTACATTGATGGCGACAATCTCCTGGATGATAAATACAACATTGCGACGAAAAGCATACCTAAAGAAGCGGTAGACAAGGTCCAGGTGATTCAGAATGACCAACCTATAAAAATGCTCAGGAATAAGACAAACAGCGATGACGTCGCCCTGAACATCACTATAAAAAACGAGGCAAAACTCAGACTGATGGGCCAGGCCAGCCTCGGTGCCGGTCTTCCAAACCGCTTCGATGAAAATATCAATGGAATGATGTTCAATAAGAAATATAAGGGCATCAATTACCTGAAAGGGAACAACATCGGAAATGATCCGGCCAGGGAAATCACTGCCCATAATTTCTCAGACCTGAATGAGCGCCTGAACAACAATAAACCAGGCGCGCTTTTATCTACAGGAGCCGCCGGCGTACCAGACCTGCCCCAGAACAGATACCTGTTTAACCGGGCCGCCCTACTCAACGTCAATAACCTCTTTAACCTGAAAAAAGAAGTACAATTAAAAACAAACCTCTATTATCTGATAGACCGCCAGCAAAGGGATTATGATAAGTTTACAGAATATTACCTGCCTTCAGGAAATGTAAGCTTTACAGAAAAACAAAACAATACGGCAAGACCAGATCAGCTCAGGGCGCAGGCAAGCCTGAACATCAACCGGGAAAATTCCTACCTCGACAATACTTTCATCAGCAATTATAAACCGACGAAATATCAGGTGGGCTTAACCACAAATGGAATTCCGTTCGGGCAGCAACTGCAACAAAGAGCATTTGACATTTCGAATGAATTCAGTTACCTGAATACCCTTAAGAACGGGCATATCTACAACCTGTATTCTTATTTAAGTTATAGCAATCAACCGGAAAAACTTCAGGTCAACTCTGGTTTGAATGAGGAGCAATTTAACAATGGAATCCCCTATTCAGGATTAATCCAGCAAAGCAATACCCCGGCCTATTTCTCGAATAGCTACCTCTCCTTTAAAAAGGTATCATCCGGAATTATTCAAACTTATAAAACCGGTTTTAGTTTCCAGGATCAACAATTAAATTCAGAACTCCAGACCATACAACAGAATTCACAGGTCCAGCCGGCTGCAATTGATGCGGTTAACGATCTTCAATGGAAGCGTTCCAACCTCTACGCCGAAGGATTATATGAATTTGAGACGAAAAATGAAAAATTAAAAGCGAGTCTCAATGTACCGTTGAGCTATCAGTACATTCATTATCAGGACCCAGGCTATGCATTGGATAGAAAAATGAACCGTTTCTTTGTAAACCCGGGATTGAGGCTCAAATACCAGACTGGAATAGAAAACTATTTACAACTTTCCTATACCCTAAAAAATGAGCTGGGCACGATGGACGACGTTTACCGGGGGGCTATATTGAGAAATTATCGCAGTTTGTACACCAATAATGCCCCTTTGTCTGAACAAAAAAACAATACGGCTGCACTTAGCTTCACTTACAGAAAGGCCATTACCCTTTTCTTTTTCAATCTGCAGGCGAGCTACAGCAACATCAACCTGAACACCATCTCTTCCAGTATACTGACCAACAACCTGCAGGAAAGGATTGTATTACCTTATGAAAATAACATCAACGCTTATAATCTGGCGGGAAATGTCAGCAAATACTGGTTTGAATTGAGAACGACGTTCAGCATGGGATTAACCTGGTCAAAAACCAGGAGCAACCAGTTTCAGAATAATGAACTACTTCCTTACAATGCGATTAACAATGGAATAAAAGCCGGATTCCAAAGCAAAATCAGCAGCACGACCAATTTCAATTATGCTGTAAATTATAACGTGATGGAAAGTAAAAGCACGCTAAATAAAGAAGAATCTATAAAGTATAAACAGCTGAGACAACTGGCAGAACTTTCGTTTATGCCGGTCAAAGATCTTTTCCTCAACTTATCTGCTGAACACCTTTATACCAAACAATCCGGGCAGGACAGGTTGAGCTATATTTTCTCAGACCTGAGTGCCAGGTATAAGGTTAATAAGATCAATACCGATTTTGAATTTGGAATCAGCAATCTTGGAAACATAAAGACCTATAGAACGGTATACCTGTCGGGAAATGCCTTTACTTCCGGAACTTATCAGATACCGGGAAGGATTGCGATGTT
This region of Pedobacter steynii genomic DNA includes:
- a CDS encoding cytochrome ubiquinol oxidase subunit I — encoded protein: MDDFLAARLQMAFSLGFHIVFACIGMVMPFFMSLAHFYWLKTKNVVYRDVTKAWSKGVAIFFATGAVSGTVLSFELGLLWPKFMEHAGPIFGMPFSLEGTAFFIEAIALGFYLYGWNRINPWFHWATGVVVGISGLLSGILVVAANAWMNSPAGFDYIDGQYLNIDPIKAMFNDAWFSQALHMTVAAFVSTGFAVAGIHALMILRGKNVAFHSKAFKIAAVFGTIAACLQPISGDISAKDVAKRQPAKLAAMEAHFHTERNAPLIIGGIPDTAGKKVDYAIKIPGLLSFMATGDFNGEVKGLDSVPKENQPPVAVTHYAFQIMVGLGMAMVGLALLYFIALWKKKQWQTSSWLLKLFVMATPMGFIALEAGWTVTEVGRQPWIINGIMRTADAVTPMPGIAYSFYLFTGVYISLSVIVSLLLYRQIAMVGKLYDSSTEVPKS
- a CDS encoding GLPGLI family protein, which produces MKKQILLLSGITALLFSTVKAQKADSIRAKAIYAFTHIKDTTQRDKTVSEEMVLLLGSKTSAYLSMDKIRFDLQRKKDIEEQIKNSVPGKLSINIKANPKSVTNDEFYQYPADKKIIIKKKLVNNYLIEEPLPEINWNISSDTITISGLKCQKAIAHFKGRNYTAWFCPDLPFQSGPWKLNGLPGLILEAYDAKQEVVFKFQGFEKVHNTTPVNEEAESAIGGISISGKVKISGLSSAELLNSPTFYLPKGSIKTTQKEFDKLNEAMKKDPDGFINSSMAAEGRMTSGRRTTSKTTIITETENNPIELAEVK
- a CDS encoding carboxypeptidase-like regulatory domain-containing protein, giving the protein MKIAIFWISLLWCLFFMKQAMAQNQITGQVKDQKGKAVNAATVTLKSGDGKIIAFTRSNENGAYQLKLPAAQTTGFSIEVSSLGYKREVQSLSDQNKGYDFVLSESTIALPTVVINNRPRLRLDGDTLNYKLSDFSNPQDRVLGDVLKKMPGIEVANDGKISYNGKNISNFYIDGDNLLDDKYNIATKSIPKEAVDKVQVIQNDQPIKMLRNKTNSDDVALNITIKNEAKLRLMGQASLGAGLPNRFDENINGMMFNKKYKGINYLKGNNIGNDPAREITAHNFSDLNERLNNNKPGALLSTGAAGVPDLPQNRYLFNRAALLNVNNLFNLKKEVQLKTNLYYLIDRQQRDYDKFTEYYLPSGNVSFTEKQNNTARPDQLRAQASLNINRENSYLDNTFISNYKPTKYQVGLTTNGIPFGQQLQQRAFDISNEFSYLNTLKNGHIYNLYSYLSYSNQPEKLQVNSGLNEEQFNNGIPYSGLIQQSNTPAYFSNSYLSFKKVSSGIIQTYKTGFSFQDQQLNSELQTIQQNSQVQPAAIDAVNDLQWKRSNLYAEGLYEFETKNEKLKASLNVPLSYQYIHYQDPGYALDRKMNRFFVNPGLRLKYQTGIENYLQLSYTLKNELGTMDDVYRGAILRNYRSLYTNNAPLSEQKNNTAALSFTYRKAITLFFFNLQASYSNINLNTISSSILTNNLQERIVLPYENNINAYNLAGNVSKYWFELRTTFSMGLTWSKTRSNQFQNNELLPYNAINNGIKAGFQSKISSTTNFNYAVNYNVMESKSTLNKEESIKYKQLRQLAELSFMPVKDLFLNLSAEHLYTKQSGQDRLSYIFSDLSARYKVNKINTDFEFGISNLGNIKTYRTVYLSGNAFTSGTYQIPGRIAMFKAALTF